From the Streptomyces sp. KMM 9044 genome, one window contains:
- a CDS encoding transposase: MAGINDHGTPDPQVEPRSAGPRRYSAEYKARILAEYETLDKKGKGALLRREGLYSSLIANWREQRDAGAKAALAAPAGRPKADPRDKEIARLEAKVARLENELGKAQTVIEVQSKLSALLDQFATGGATSTGETK, translated from the coding sequence GTGGCCGGCATCAACGACCACGGGACCCCTGATCCGCAGGTAGAGCCCCGTTCAGCCGGTCCGCGCCGGTATTCCGCGGAGTACAAGGCGAGGATCCTCGCCGAGTACGAGACACTCGACAAGAAGGGCAAGGGAGCCCTGCTGCGCCGGGAGGGTTTGTACTCGTCGCTGATCGCGAACTGGCGGGAGCAGCGGGACGCGGGCGCGAAGGCCGCGCTCGCCGCGCCGGCGGGGCGGCCGAAGGCCGATCCGCGGGACAAGGAGATCGCCCGCCTGGAGGCGAAGGTCGCCCGGCTGGAGAACGAGCTGGGCAAGGCCCAGACGGTGATCGAGGTCCAGTCAAAACTCTCGGCACTGCTGGACCAGTTCGCCACTGGCGGTGCGACGAGCACGGGCGAGACGAAGTAG
- a CDS encoding IS3 family transposase — translation MRAGFERARVAALEELAGVVGRVRACAALGVSRATYYRHHRRSPAPVRPRAERRPHPRSLSAAEREEVLDVLHSEEFADMAPGEIYAVLLDRGIYLCSESTMYRLLRGHGEVRERRRQATHPPRKKPELVAEGPNRVWSWDISKLKGPVKGSYYYLYTIVDIYSRYTVGWMLAGHENKELAEQFLSSSIAKYTIGEGQLTIHSDRGSPMVAENVAQMMSNLGVTKSHSRPKTSNDNPFSESQYKTLKYRHNYPDRFGCIEDARAWCEDFFDWYNLAHRHSGIGMHTPFDVHFGLADQLREMRADVLASVYDRHPERFVRKAPEPPKLPGTVWINKPTDPRHPDAEIPAQG, via the coding sequence GTGCGGGCCGGTTTCGAGCGGGCCAGGGTTGCGGCGTTGGAGGAGCTGGCAGGTGTGGTCGGCCGGGTGCGGGCATGTGCCGCGCTCGGGGTGAGTCGGGCGACGTACTACCGGCATCATCGCCGGTCCCCGGCGCCGGTGCGGCCGCGCGCCGAGCGTCGGCCGCACCCGCGTTCGCTGTCGGCGGCCGAGCGGGAGGAGGTGCTTGACGTGCTGCACAGTGAGGAGTTCGCGGACATGGCGCCCGGCGAGATCTACGCGGTCCTGCTGGACAGGGGCATCTATCTGTGCTCGGAGTCGACGATGTACCGGCTGCTGCGCGGGCACGGCGAGGTCCGCGAACGGCGCCGGCAGGCAACCCACCCGCCGCGCAAGAAACCGGAGTTGGTCGCCGAGGGCCCGAACAGGGTCTGGTCGTGGGACATATCGAAGCTGAAGGGTCCGGTCAAGGGCAGCTACTACTACCTCTACACGATCGTGGACATCTACAGCCGCTACACGGTGGGCTGGATGCTCGCCGGTCACGAGAACAAGGAGCTGGCCGAGCAGTTCCTGTCCTCCAGCATCGCCAAGTACACCATCGGAGAAGGGCAGTTGACGATCCACTCCGACCGCGGCTCGCCCATGGTCGCCGAGAACGTCGCACAGATGATGTCCAACCTCGGCGTCACCAAGTCGCACTCGCGCCCGAAAACCTCGAACGACAATCCCTTCAGCGAGAGCCAGTACAAAACCCTCAAATACCGCCATAACTATCCGGACCGGTTCGGGTGCATCGAGGACGCCCGCGCCTGGTGCGAAGACTTCTTCGACTGGTACAACCTGGCGCACCGACACTCGGGGATCGGCATGCACACGCCTTTCGACGTCCACTTCGGTCTCGCCGACCAGCTCCGCGAGATGCGTGCCGACGTCCTGGCCTCCGTCTACGACCGGCACCCCGAACGCTTCGTCCGCAAGGCCCCCGAACCCCCGAAACTCCCCGGCACCGTCTGGATCAACAAGCCGACCGACCCGCGTCACCCCGACGCAGAGATCCCAGCTCAGGGATAG
- a CDS encoding FGGY family carbohydrate kinase: protein MGIVAGLDSAPDFTRIVVCDADSGTVLKQGYAPHPVDTPQGTGRPSDVDPQNWLYSLGEAAGGGLLEGVQAIGVSAQANALVPLDSQGNTVRPAMVGADKRTQVAAADLIDALGGREAWAQAVGSVPQAAHPVTKLRWLARTEPENAARTAVLLQAHDWLVWQLLGRPVRRITDRGGASGTGYWAAATGNYRADLVELALGHQTMLPEVIGPAEAAGATPEGLLISAGTGETMAAAFGLGIGLGDAVVSLGASGSVMAVHPEALYDPNGMITALADATGMHLPVVTTLNAVRTLRGTAELLGLPDLESLSDLAMKSTPGSHGLVLLPYLEGERTPNLPHTAGTLSGLRRESMKPEHLARAAFEGMLCGLADALDVMRGRGVEVRRVFLLGQAAELPAVQAAAPSLFGAQVVVPQPADYAAIGAARQAAWALGASRGTLDPRTPPVWQGAAAQVLEPGEDLAVGQAVRQQFVSVREQTHPGAFRM from the coding sequence ATGGGGATAGTCGCCGGGTTGGACAGTGCGCCCGATTTTACTCGCATCGTCGTCTGTGACGCGGACAGCGGGACCGTGCTCAAACAGGGGTATGCGCCGCATCCGGTGGACACCCCCCAGGGCACGGGCCGTCCGTCCGACGTCGATCCGCAGAACTGGCTGTACTCGCTGGGCGAGGCGGCGGGTGGCGGACTGCTCGAGGGTGTCCAGGCCATCGGGGTGTCCGCGCAGGCGAACGCGCTGGTGCCGCTGGACTCCCAGGGCAACACCGTGCGGCCCGCCATGGTCGGTGCCGACAAACGGACCCAGGTCGCCGCGGCCGATCTGATCGACGCGCTCGGCGGCCGTGAGGCGTGGGCGCAGGCGGTGGGCAGCGTGCCGCAGGCCGCGCACCCGGTGACGAAGCTGCGCTGGCTGGCCCGTACGGAGCCCGAGAACGCGGCGCGCACCGCCGTACTGCTCCAGGCGCACGACTGGCTGGTGTGGCAGCTCCTGGGCCGTCCGGTGCGCCGGATCACCGACCGGGGCGGCGCGTCCGGCACCGGTTACTGGGCGGCGGCGACCGGGAACTACCGGGCCGACCTGGTGGAGCTGGCGCTCGGGCACCAGACCATGCTGCCGGAGGTGATCGGCCCCGCCGAGGCGGCCGGGGCCACTCCGGAGGGGCTGCTGATCTCGGCCGGCACCGGGGAGACGATGGCGGCGGCCTTCGGGCTCGGGATCGGCCTGGGCGACGCGGTGGTGTCGCTGGGCGCGTCCGGCTCGGTCATGGCCGTCCACCCCGAGGCGCTCTACGACCCGAACGGCATGATCACCGCGCTGGCGGACGCCACCGGGATGCACCTGCCCGTCGTCACCACACTGAACGCGGTACGGACCCTGCGCGGGACCGCGGAACTGCTCGGACTGCCCGATCTGGAGAGCCTGTCCGACCTGGCGATGAAGTCGACGCCGGGCTCGCACGGGCTGGTACTGCTCCCCTATCTGGAGGGCGAGCGGACGCCGAACCTGCCGCACACCGCCGGGACCCTGTCGGGACTGCGGCGTGAGTCCATGAAGCCGGAGCACCTGGCGCGGGCCGCGTTCGAGGGCATGCTGTGCGGGCTCGCGGACGCGCTGGACGTGATGCGGGGCCGGGGCGTGGAGGTCCGGCGGGTGTTCCTGCTGGGACAGGCCGCGGAGCTGCCCGCCGTGCAGGCGGCGGCGCCCTCTCTGTTCGGGGCGCAGGTGGTGGTGCCGCAGCCCGCGGACTACGCGGCGATCGGCGCGGCCCGGCAGGCGGCGTGGGCGCTCGGGGCGTCCCGGGGCACCCTCGACCCGCGGACGCCGCCCGTCTGGCAGGGCGCGGCGGCGCAGGTGCTGGAGCCGGGCGAGGACCTGGCGGTGGGGCAGGCGGTGCGCCAGCAGTTCGTGTCGGTGCGCGAGCAGACCCACCCGGGGGCGTTCCGGATGTGA
- a CDS encoding IS5 family transposase, with protein MTDAQWAVVRDAMPTPGWLEGRGGRPEGYCHRQMIDAVFYVTDNGTKWRSLPVDFPPWDRVYAFSRRWRKNDLPKELHDRLRDKVRLAEGRDVEPTAGIIDSQSVKAAASVPAASRGYDGGKKINGRRRHVITDCLGTILMVMVTAANVTDRQAARIMLPGLRERFRELTLVWADGGYTGRLVDCAKEELQLTLQIVKRSDDMKGFVVLSRRWVVERTLGWLMRSRRLVRDFEALPESSEAFIYWSQTMLMSRRLARTTRTTRTTVPVSSPVTTLAA; from the coding sequence ATGACGGACGCCCAGTGGGCGGTGGTCCGTGATGCGATGCCGACACCGGGCTGGCTGGAGGGGAGGGGCGGCCGGCCGGAGGGCTACTGCCACCGGCAGATGATCGACGCGGTCTTCTACGTCACCGACAACGGCACGAAGTGGCGGTCCCTGCCGGTGGACTTCCCGCCCTGGGACCGGGTCTACGCCTTCTCCCGCAGGTGGCGGAAGAACGATCTGCCCAAGGAACTGCACGACCGGCTGCGCGACAAGGTCCGCCTCGCCGAGGGCCGGGATGTGGAGCCGACCGCGGGGATCATCGACTCGCAGTCGGTGAAGGCGGCAGCCTCGGTGCCCGCCGCGTCACGCGGATACGACGGCGGGAAGAAGATCAACGGCAGGCGCCGGCACGTCATCACCGACTGTCTCGGCACGATCCTGATGGTCATGGTGACCGCCGCGAACGTCACCGACCGCCAGGCGGCCCGGATCATGCTGCCCGGGCTGCGGGAGAGGTTCCGCGAGCTCACCCTGGTGTGGGCCGACGGCGGATACACCGGCCGCCTCGTGGACTGCGCGAAGGAGGAACTGCAGCTCACCCTGCAGATCGTCAAACGCAGTGACGACATGAAGGGCTTCGTGGTGCTGTCGCGCCGGTGGGTGGTGGAGAGGACGCTGGGATGGCTGATGCGCTCGCGTCGCCTGGTCCGGGACTTCGAGGCCCTGCCCGAAAGCAGCGAGGCGTTCATCTACTGGTCGCAGACCATGCTCATGAGCCGCCGCCTGGCCCGCACCACCCGCACCACCCGCACCACTGTGCCTGTCAGTTCGCCCGTGACGACGCTCGCGGCTTGA
- a CDS encoding YtxH domain-containing protein yields MRYRLTFVAGVVLGYVLGTRAGRERYEQLKKSAQQFAQNPAVRNTAETAAQQGRDIAGRAYHVVSDKVGDRMPDSVSQRVRSLRERSAQGAGEDDWGTGST; encoded by the coding sequence ATGCGTTACCGGCTCACGTTCGTCGCCGGAGTCGTCCTGGGTTACGTGCTGGGCACGAGGGCCGGACGCGAGCGCTACGAGCAGTTGAAGAAGTCCGCGCAGCAGTTCGCGCAGAACCCCGCCGTGCGCAACACCGCGGAGACCGCGGCCCAGCAGGGCCGGGACATCGCGGGCCGGGCGTACCACGTGGTGAGTGACAAGGTCGGCGACCGGATGCCCGACTCGGTCTCACAGCGGGTGCGCAGCCTGCGCGAGCGCAGCGCGCAGGGCGCGGGCGAGGACGACTGGGGCACGGGCAGCACCTGA
- a CDS encoding IS1182 family transposase: MSIRPKDLPPVPEQTAAVARKAFPKGSLAIRVRDHLGGVFTDQPFAGAFGTRGAPGLSPGVLSLVTVLQFAENLTDRQAAAMAVRAIDWKYALGMELADTGFDHTVLPRFRARLAEHGLERAVFDRLLEHCKEADLVAAGGKQRTDATHVISAVRDLNRTELAGESVRAALEALASAAPSWLADTIDVAEFAHRYGERINGWTMPSSRTRREKLAHVFGQDALTLCRAAYAPAAPPWIRDIEAVQTLRQVLVQTYCLHTDARGREVVRKREAETDGVPPGSIRLASPYDTDARWAAKGEDLFWYGYKIHLTESCHAPAEAEAEAEAEAEAEARADILPPNLITDVMTTDATVPDVKATAPIQQRLDEHGLRPGEHYLDSGYPSAGLVHDAAKQGTDMVTPALLDHSAQAKAASGFDKAAFTVDWKTRQARCPEGRTSSGWYPVTQHGRDAIVVEFAKADCRTCPSRGKCTAAARGNRMLTLRPKELHETLAAARAEQKTDSFKTRYKLRAGVEGTINQALDVTGIRRARYRGLPKVRLQHAFSAAAINIVRLDAYWSAHPLDRHRTSRLTRLSYQLTS; this comes from the coding sequence ATGTCGATACGTCCCAAGGACCTGCCGCCGGTCCCCGAGCAGACCGCGGCCGTGGCCCGTAAGGCGTTCCCCAAGGGGAGCTTGGCGATACGCGTGCGCGACCACCTCGGCGGGGTCTTCACCGATCAGCCGTTCGCCGGGGCGTTCGGTACGCGCGGCGCCCCGGGGCTGTCGCCGGGTGTGTTGTCGCTGGTGACGGTGCTGCAGTTCGCCGAGAACCTGACCGACCGGCAGGCCGCGGCCATGGCGGTGCGGGCCATCGACTGGAAGTACGCCCTCGGGATGGAGCTCGCCGACACCGGCTTCGACCACACAGTGCTGCCCCGCTTCCGCGCCCGCCTTGCCGAACACGGCTTGGAGCGCGCCGTGTTCGACCGGCTGCTGGAGCACTGCAAGGAGGCCGACCTGGTGGCCGCCGGCGGCAAGCAGCGCACCGACGCCACCCATGTCATCAGCGCGGTACGGGACCTGAACCGCACGGAGCTGGCCGGGGAGAGCGTCCGCGCGGCTCTGGAGGCCCTCGCGTCCGCGGCCCCGTCCTGGCTGGCCGACACGATCGACGTGGCGGAGTTCGCCCACCGCTACGGCGAGCGGATCAACGGCTGGACGATGCCGTCGTCCCGGACCAGGCGGGAGAAGCTGGCCCACGTCTTCGGCCAGGACGCCCTGACGCTGTGCCGGGCGGCCTACGCGCCTGCCGCCCCGCCCTGGATCCGCGACATCGAGGCCGTGCAGACCCTGCGGCAGGTGCTGGTGCAGACCTACTGCCTGCACACCGATGCGCGCGGGCGGGAGGTGGTCAGGAAGCGGGAGGCCGAGACGGACGGCGTCCCGCCCGGCAGTATCCGCCTGGCCTCCCCCTACGACACCGACGCGCGCTGGGCCGCCAAGGGCGAGGACCTGTTCTGGTACGGCTACAAGATCCACCTGACCGAGAGCTGCCACGCTCCGGCCGAAGCCGAAGCCGAAGCCGAAGCCGAAGCCGAAGCCGAAGCCAGGGCCGACATCCTGCCTCCGAACCTGATCACCGATGTGATGACCACCGACGCCACTGTGCCGGACGTGAAGGCGACCGCCCCCATCCAGCAGCGGCTCGACGAGCACGGACTGCGGCCCGGTGAGCACTACCTGGACTCCGGCTACCCTTCTGCCGGCCTCGTCCACGACGCCGCGAAGCAGGGCACCGACATGGTCACCCCGGCCCTGCTCGACCACTCGGCGCAGGCCAAGGCCGCGAGCGGCTTCGACAAGGCCGCCTTCACCGTCGACTGGAAGACCCGCCAGGCCCGCTGCCCCGAAGGGCGGACCAGCAGCGGCTGGTATCCCGTCACCCAGCACGGCCGCGACGCCATCGTCGTGGAATTCGCCAAGGCCGACTGCCGCACCTGCCCCTCCCGCGGCAAGTGCACCGCAGCGGCCCGCGGCAACCGCATGCTCACGCTGCGGCCGAAGGAACTGCATGAAACCCTCGCCGCCGCCCGCGCCGAGCAGAAGACCGACTCCTTCAAGACCCGGTACAAGCTGCGGGCCGGGGTGGAGGGCACCATCAACCAGGCCCTGGACGTCACCGGGATCCGCCGGGCCCGCTACCGCGGACTGCCCAAGGTCCGCCTCCAACACGCCTTCTCCGCCGCCGCTATCAACATCGTGCGACTCGACGCCTACTGGAGCGCGCATCCCCTGGACCGCCACCGAACCAGCCGCCTCACCCGCCTCAGCTACCAACTCACCAGCTGA
- a CDS encoding ABC transporter ATP-binding protein, giving the protein MLIRLLRAYLRPYKRPIVLLVLLQFLQTCATLYLPTLNAGIIDEGVVKGDTGYILSYGALMIGISLAQVVCNVAAVYYGARTAAALGRDVRGAVFDRVQSFSAREVGHFGAPSLITRTTNDVQQIQMLALMTFTLMVSAPIMCLGGIVMALGLDVPLSGVLVAVVPVLGVSVTLIVRRLRPLFRTMQERLDTVNRVLREQITGNRVIRAFVRDAYEQRRFGRANAELTEVSLGTGNLLALMFPVVMTVVNLSSIAVVWFGAHRIDSGGMQIGDLTAFLAYLMQIVMAVMMATFMFMMVPRAEVCAERVQEVLETSSSVVPPAAPVTELPRHGHLEIRGGGFRFPGAEEPVLKSVDLVARPGEVTAVIGSTGSGKSTLLGLVPRLFDATDGEVLVDGVPVADLDPALLARTVGMVPQKPYLFAGTVATNLRYGHPDATDAALWHALEVAQAREFVERLEGGLDAPIAQGGTNVSGGQRQRLAIARTLVQRPEIYLFDDSFSALDYATDAALRAALAEETADATVVIVAQRVATIRDADRIVVLDGGRVAGTGRHHELMADNETYREIVLSQLTEAEAA; this is encoded by the coding sequence GTGCTGATACGACTACTGCGGGCTTACCTGCGGCCGTACAAAAGACCCATCGTCCTTCTGGTGCTGCTGCAGTTCCTGCAGACCTGCGCCACGCTCTACCTGCCCACCCTCAACGCCGGCATCATCGACGAGGGTGTCGTCAAGGGGGACACCGGCTACATCCTGTCCTACGGCGCCCTGATGATCGGCATCTCGCTGGCACAGGTCGTGTGCAACGTCGCTGCCGTGTACTACGGCGCCCGGACCGCGGCGGCGCTCGGGCGGGACGTGCGCGGGGCCGTCTTCGACCGGGTGCAGTCGTTCTCCGCGCGTGAGGTCGGCCACTTCGGCGCGCCCTCGCTGATCACCCGTACGACGAACGACGTCCAGCAGATCCAGATGCTGGCCCTGATGACGTTCACGCTGATGGTGTCGGCACCGATCATGTGTCTGGGCGGCATCGTGATGGCGCTCGGTCTGGACGTCCCGCTGTCCGGGGTGCTGGTCGCGGTGGTGCCGGTGCTGGGCGTCTCGGTGACGCTGATCGTGCGGCGGCTGCGTCCGCTGTTCCGGACCATGCAGGAACGGCTCGACACGGTGAACCGGGTGCTGCGCGAGCAGATCACCGGCAACCGGGTGATCCGGGCGTTCGTCCGGGACGCCTACGAGCAGCGGCGGTTCGGGAGGGCCAACGCCGAGCTGACCGAGGTGTCGCTCGGCACCGGCAATCTGCTGGCGCTGATGTTTCCCGTGGTGATGACGGTGGTGAACCTGTCGTCGATCGCGGTGGTGTGGTTCGGCGCGCACCGGATCGACAGCGGTGGCATGCAGATCGGTGACCTGACCGCGTTCCTCGCCTATCTGATGCAGATCGTCATGGCCGTGATGATGGCCACCTTCATGTTCATGATGGTGCCGCGGGCCGAGGTGTGCGCCGAGCGCGTCCAGGAGGTGCTGGAGACCTCCTCCAGCGTCGTACCGCCCGCCGCGCCCGTCACCGAGCTGCCCCGGCACGGCCATCTGGAGATCCGGGGCGGCGGCTTCCGCTTCCCGGGTGCCGAGGAGCCGGTGCTGAAGTCGGTGGACCTGGTGGCCCGGCCGGGCGAGGTCACCGCCGTCATCGGCTCGACCGGAAGCGGCAAGTCGACGCTGCTCGGGCTGGTCCCCCGGCTGTTCGACGCGACCGACGGCGAGGTCCTGGTGGACGGCGTACCCGTCGCGGACCTCGATCCGGCGCTGCTCGCGAGGACGGTCGGGATGGTGCCGCAGAAGCCGTACCTGTTCGCGGGGACGGTGGCGACGAATCTGCGGTACGGCCATCCGGATGCCACGGACGCCGCGTTGTGGCACGCGCTGGAGGTGGCGCAGGCCAGGGAGTTCGTGGAGCGGCTGGAGGGCGGGCTCGACGCGCCGATCGCGCAGGGTGGGACGAACGTCTCCGGCGGCCAGCGCCAACGGCTCGCGATCGCACGGACGCTGGTGCAGCGTCCCGAGATCTATCTCTTCGACGACTCCTTCTCCGCGCTCGACTACGCGACCGACGCGGCACTGCGGGCGGCCCTGGCCGAGGAGACCGCCGATGCGACGGTGGTGATCGTCGCCCAGCGGGTGGCGACCATCCGGGACGCCGACCGGATCGTGGTCCTGGACGGGGGCCGGGTCGCCGGCACCGGCCGGCACCACGAACTGATGGCGGACAACGAGACCTACCGGGAGATCGTGCTCTCCCAGCTGACGGAAGCGGAGGCCGCCTGA
- a CDS encoding RNA polymerase sigma factor yields MCRTPHWGAVPESSERGRPVPGGSRTPAAALVAYGTNSGEAADSVPEVPLPPPSAAIILEVAPVQTQIQTLAQSAARTAGARPDADVLVAVPAQSRAAHHPETEGEPPSEDLEPGGPAAASDPVDPADPVEAAPPPVRAESGSASSDLFRQYLREIGRIPLLTAAEEVELACRVEAGLFAEEKLRLASDLDSRLALDLDRLVVMGRMAKRRLIEANLRLVVSVAKRYVGRGLTMLDLVQEGNLGLIRAVEKFDYARGYKFSTYATWWIRQAMSRALADQARTIRVPVHVVELINRVVRVQRRMLQERGREPTADEVAAQLGLTPERVGEVLRLAQEPVSLHAPVGEEDDVALGDLIEDGDAASPVESAAFLLLREHLEAVLSTLGERERKVVQLRYGLVDGRPRTLEEIGRIFGVTRERIRQIESKTLGKLRDHTFADQLRGYLE; encoded by the coding sequence ATGTGCCGTACCCCACACTGGGGTGCGGTACCCGAGTCCTCGGAGCGCGGCCGACCCGTCCCCGGCGGGTCGCGGACCCCCGCGGCTGCGCTCGTCGCGTACGGGACGAACAGCGGCGAGGCCGCCGACTCCGTCCCCGAAGTACCGCTGCCGCCCCCCTCGGCAGCGATCATCCTGGAGGTCGCCCCGGTGCAGACCCAGATCCAGACCCTCGCCCAGTCCGCCGCGCGTACGGCCGGTGCGCGGCCCGACGCGGACGTCCTGGTGGCGGTGCCCGCGCAGAGCCGGGCCGCACATCACCCCGAGACGGAGGGCGAACCCCCGTCCGAGGATCTTGAACCGGGGGGCCCGGCGGCGGCCTCGGACCCCGTGGACCCCGCGGACCCGGTGGAGGCGGCCCCGCCGCCGGTGCGTGCCGAGTCAGGCAGCGCCTCCTCGGACCTGTTCCGCCAGTACCTGCGGGAGATCGGCCGCATCCCGCTGCTCACCGCGGCCGAGGAGGTCGAGCTCGCCTGCCGTGTCGAGGCCGGACTGTTCGCCGAAGAGAAGCTGCGGCTCGCCTCCGACCTGGACAGCAGGCTCGCCCTCGACCTGGACCGGCTCGTCGTCATGGGCCGGATGGCCAAGCGGCGGCTGATCGAGGCCAACCTGCGGCTCGTCGTCTCCGTCGCCAAACGGTACGTGGGCCGCGGGCTGACCATGCTGGACCTGGTGCAGGAGGGCAACCTCGGCCTGATCCGGGCCGTGGAGAAGTTCGACTACGCACGCGGCTACAAGTTCTCCACCTACGCCACCTGGTGGATCCGCCAGGCCATGTCCCGCGCGCTCGCCGACCAGGCCCGCACCATCCGCGTCCCCGTGCACGTCGTCGAACTCATCAACCGCGTCGTCCGCGTCCAGCGCCGCATGCTCCAGGAGCGAGGCCGTGAACCCACCGCGGACGAGGTCGCCGCCCAGCTCGGCCTGACCCCCGAGCGGGTCGGCGAGGTGCTGCGGCTCGCCCAGGAACCCGTCTCCCTGCACGCCCCGGTGGGCGAGGAGGACGACGTCGCCCTCGGCGACCTCATCGAGGACGGCGACGCCGCGAGCCCCGTCGAGTCGGCCGCGTTCCTGCTGCTGAGGGAGCACCTGGAGGCGGTCCTGTCGACGCTGGGGGAGCGTGAGCGCAAGGTCGTCCAACTCCGCTACGGCCTGGTCGACGGACGGCCCCGCACCCTGGAGGAGATAGGCCGCATCTTCGGCGTCACCCGCGAGCGCATACGCCAGATCGAGTCCAAGACCCTCGGCAAACTCCGCGACCACACCTTCGCCGACCAACTGCGGGGCTACCTGGAGTGA
- a CDS encoding ABC transporter ATP-binding protein, whose product MAGAMARAGAGAGPDHQSLHFKESGTRLVRRFGPERLTLYGLLACVVLSVGLSVIGPKILGRATDLVFAGIVGRDMPAGVTKEQVLESMRERGEGGVADMLRGTDFTPGEGIDFTAVGNVLLFALAVFVVAGLLMAVATRLVNGAVNRTMYRMREDVQTKLSRLPLSYFDKRQRGEVLSRATNDIDNLGQTLQQTMGQLINSLLTIIGVLAMMFYVSWILALVALVTVPLSFVVATRVGKRSQPHFVQQWRTTGKLNAHIEEMYTGHTLVKVFGRQEESAKRFAEENDALYEAGFKAQFNSGVMQPLMLFVSNLNYVLVAVVGGLRVASGALSIGDVQAFIQYSRQFSMPLTQVASMANLVQSGVASAERVFELLDAEEQGADLSPAEKPAELRGRVALEHVSFRYEPEKPLIEDLSLTVEPGQTVAIVGPTGAGKTTLVNLLMRFYEVSGGRITLDGVDIARMSRDELRAGVGMVLQDTWLFGGTIAENIAYGASRKVTHEEIEEAARAAHADRFVRTLPDGYDTVIDDEGSGVSSGEKQLITIARAFLSDPVILVLDEATSSVDTRTEVLIQKGMAGLAHGRTSFVIAHRLSTIRDADTILVMENGSIVEQGAHEKLLAAGGAYARLYRAQFAQAAVEVD is encoded by the coding sequence ATGGCCGGGGCCATGGCGCGGGCCGGGGCCGGGGCGGGCCCCGACCACCAGTCGCTGCATTTCAAGGAGTCGGGCACACGGCTCGTCAGGCGGTTCGGGCCGGAACGCCTGACCCTCTACGGGCTGCTGGCCTGCGTGGTGCTGAGCGTGGGGCTCAGCGTGATCGGGCCGAAGATCCTCGGCCGGGCGACCGACCTGGTCTTCGCGGGCATCGTCGGACGGGACATGCCGGCCGGGGTCACCAAGGAGCAGGTGCTGGAGTCGATGCGGGAGCGCGGTGAGGGCGGTGTCGCGGACATGCTCCGCGGCACCGACTTCACGCCGGGCGAGGGCATCGACTTCACGGCCGTGGGCAACGTCCTGCTGTTCGCCCTGGCGGTGTTCGTGGTCGCCGGCCTGCTGATGGCGGTGGCGACGCGGCTGGTCAACGGCGCCGTGAACCGCACCATGTACCGGATGCGTGAGGACGTGCAGACGAAGCTGTCGCGGCTGCCGCTGTCGTACTTCGACAAGCGGCAGCGCGGTGAGGTGCTGAGCCGGGCGACCAACGACATCGACAACCTCGGGCAGACGCTCCAGCAGACGATGGGCCAGCTGATCAACTCGCTGCTGACCATCATCGGGGTGCTGGCGATGATGTTCTACGTGTCCTGGATCCTCGCGCTGGTGGCGCTGGTGACGGTGCCGCTGTCGTTCGTGGTCGCCACCCGCGTGGGCAAGCGGTCGCAGCCGCACTTCGTGCAGCAGTGGCGTACGACGGGAAAGCTCAACGCGCACATCGAGGAGATGTACACCGGACACACCCTGGTGAAGGTGTTCGGGCGCCAGGAGGAGTCGGCGAAGCGGTTCGCCGAGGAGAACGACGCGCTGTACGAGGCCGGTTTCAAGGCGCAGTTCAACAGCGGCGTCATGCAGCCGCTGATGCTCTTCGTGTCGAACCTCAACTATGTGCTGGTGGCGGTCGTCGGCGGGCTGCGGGTCGCGTCGGGCGCGCTGTCCATCGGCGACGTGCAGGCGTTCATCCAGTACTCGCGGCAGTTCTCGATGCCGCTGACGCAGGTCGCCTCGATGGCGAACCTGGTGCAGTCGGGTGTCGCCTCGGCGGAGCGGGTCTTCGAGCTGCTCGACGCCGAGGAGCAGGGGGCCGACCTCTCGCCGGCCGAGAAGCCGGCCGAGCTGCGCGGGCGGGTGGCGCTGGAGCACGTCTCGTTCCGGTACGAGCCGGAGAAACCGCTGATCGAGGACCTGTCGCTCACGGTGGAGCCGGGTCAGACGGTCGCGATCGTCGGCCCGACCGGCGCGGGCAAGACGACGCTGGTGAACCTGCTGATGCGGTTCTACGAGGTGTCCGGCGGGCGCATCACGCTCGACGGCGTCGACATCGCGCGCATGTCCCGGGACGAGCTGCGGGCCGGGGTCGGCATGGTGCTCCAGGACACCTGGCTGTTCGGCGGCACCATCGCGGAGAACATCGCGTACGGCGCCTCGCGGAAGGTCACCCACGAGGAGATCGAGGAGGCGGCGCGGGCGGCCCACGCCGACCGGTTCGTCCGCACGCTGCCGGACGGGTACGACACGGTGATCGACGACGAGGGCAGCGGGGTCAGCTCCGGTGAGAAGCAGCTCATCACCATCGCGCGGGCGTTCCTGTCCGATCCGGTGATCCTGGTGCTGGACGAGGCGACGAGTTCCGTGGACACCCGGACCGAGGTGCTGATCCAGAAGGGGATGGCCGGACTGGCCCACGGGCGGACGTCGTTCGTCATCGCACACCGGCTCTCCACGATCCGGGACGCGGACACGATCCTCGTCATGGAGAACGGCTCGATCGTCGAACAGGGCGCCCACGAGAAGCTGCTGGCGGCCGGCGGAGCCTACGCCCGGTTGTACCGGGCGCAGTTCGCGCAGGCGGCAGTGGAGGTGGACTGA